Proteins found in one Mucilaginibacter gracilis genomic segment:
- a CDS encoding DUF2752 domain-containing protein, which translates to MIPCPLKKLTGFDCPGCGFQRSLIALLKGDVINSFYLYPATLPILVFLALCVTDARYKYDKNLRIKRPLFIFTAAVIAIAYVIKMSKYNPLA; encoded by the coding sequence ATGATACCTTGCCCTCTAAAAAAACTTACAGGGTTTGATTGCCCAGGCTGTGGCTTTCAACGCTCTTTAATTGCCTTGCTTAAAGGCGATGTAATCAACAGTTTCTACCTTTACCCGGCTACTCTTCCAATACTTGTTTTTTTGGCACTTTGCGTAACCGATGCACGGTATAAATACGATAAAAACTTACGTATAAAAAGGCCGCTATTTATATTTACAGCGGCAGTAATTGCAATAGCATACGTTATTAAAATGAGTAAGTATAACCCGCTTGCTTAA
- a CDS encoding RDD family protein → MQTVRITTSQNIDIDYQVAGLGDRVAARAIDYMIFLVVYTIMITIMVAFYGPSGIDSSENSAESGRLFIIIIVVWLGLCVFYDLLTEVFLNGQSIGKRSMKIKVISLNGARPGIGQYLLRWLFRIIDFGITLGTAAVVTVAFSDKKQRIGDMVAGTTLVKTSTLTQFKDLVFTPPAEDYEPTYNEAMQLTDQDVVLIHEVIRNFNRTRNSNLVYKLALRIKAHLHVSYPADVNEYEFLEKIVNDYNFLIAKQDI, encoded by the coding sequence ATGCAAACAGTAAGAATTACAACCTCACAAAACATAGATATTGACTACCAGGTTGCCGGCTTAGGCGATAGGGTTGCCGCCCGCGCAATTGATTATATGATATTTTTGGTGGTGTATACCATTATGATAACCATAATGGTGGCATTTTATGGACCGAGCGGTATAGATTCATCCGAAAATTCCGCTGAAAGCGGAAGGTTATTTATTATCATTATTGTTGTTTGGCTTGGTTTATGTGTTTTTTATGATTTGCTGACCGAAGTTTTTTTAAATGGCCAAAGTATAGGTAAGCGCTCCATGAAAATAAAGGTAATCAGCCTCAATGGTGCAAGGCCCGGTATTGGTCAGTATTTATTGCGTTGGTTATTCCGCATTATTGATTTTGGTATAACCCTGGGCACGGCTGCTGTAGTTACGGTAGCGTTTTCGGACAAGAAGCAACGCATTGGCGATATGGTTGCCGGTACAACATTGGTAAAAACATCAACACTTACACAATTTAAAGATCTGGTTTTTACCCCGCCAGCCGAAGATTATGAGCCAACATATAACGAGGCTATGCAACTAACCGATCAGGATGTGGTATTGATACACGAAGTGATCCGCAATTTTAATAGAACCCGCAACAGTAATTTGGTTTACAAGCTGGCTTTGCGCATTAAGGCGCATTTGCATGTTAGCTATCCGGCAGATGTAAACGAATATGAGTTTTTAGAGAAGATTGTAAACGACTACAATTTTTTAATAGCCAAACAGGATATTTAA
- a CDS encoding stage II sporulation protein M, producing the protein MREALFIKQNSERWKQYENIETHNPDELADHFITLTDDLAYAKTFYPQSKTTAYLNKLAGGFHQSIYTNKKEKTNRIILYWKYELPLLFKKHHKQLMYSFIFFTVFFFIGILSARYDDNFVRLIMGDRYVNMTNDNIAKGDPFGVYKSQNSYLMFYMIAKNNLYITVFNYLSGIFFALGTLYVLFTNGVMIGAFEYLFVSKGLGLQSILVVWIHGTLEISTIIIAGAAGLVLGKSVIFPKTYKRVVSIKKGAVEGMKITVGILPIVVIAAIFESFVTRHTEMPVWLSLSILGGSFFFIIWYVVIYPILLFKTLNPVDINKDATER; encoded by the coding sequence ATGCGTGAGGCGTTATTTATCAAACAAAATTCGGAACGCTGGAAGCAATATGAAAATATTGAAACACACAACCCCGACGAGCTTGCCGATCATTTTATTACCTTAACGGACGATTTGGCCTATGCCAAAACATTTTATCCGCAATCTAAAACAACGGCTTATCTCAATAAACTCGCGGGTGGTTTCCACCAGTCAATTTACACCAATAAAAAAGAAAAAACAAACCGGATTATTTTGTATTGGAAATACGAGCTCCCCCTGCTTTTCAAAAAGCACCATAAGCAGCTAATGTATTCTTTTATATTTTTCACGGTGTTTTTCTTTATAGGTATCTTATCCGCTCGTTACGACGATAACTTTGTGAGGCTTATTATGGGCGATAGATACGTAAACATGACCAATGATAACATAGCTAAAGGTGATCCTTTTGGGGTTTACAAAAGTCAAAACTCGTACTTAATGTTTTATATGATAGCAAAAAACAATTTGTATATAACTGTTTTTAATTATCTCTCGGGCATTTTTTTTGCCTTGGGTACGCTTTACGTTCTTTTTACTAACGGTGTAATGATTGGTGCCTTTGAGTACCTTTTTGTAAGCAAGGGCCTTGGCCTGCAATCAATACTTGTAGTATGGATACACGGAACGTTAGAAATATCAACCATAATTATTGCGGGTGCCGCGGGTTTGGTTTTGGGTAAAAGTGTTATATTTCCAAAAACATACAAACGTGTGGTATCAATAAAAAAAGGAGCTGTAGAAGGTATGAAAATTACCGTTGGCATTTTACCTATTGTTGTGATAGCCGCTATTTTTGAAAGCTTTGTTACCCGCCATACCGAAATGCCGGTTTGGCTTAGTTTGAGCATTTTAGGTGGCTCATTTTTTTTTATAATTTGGTACGTAGTTATTTACCCTATACTGCTATTTAAAACACTAAACCCTGTTGATATTAATAAAGATGCTACCGAACGTTGA
- a CDS encoding DUF4129 domain-containing protein has product MYKLLLVCLLIGFSVKLKANVLKTPPTVKPKISTLNIDSSNVKVRSFKAAELSKYAKSPEFNYDNDVKKPKSAWDRFWEWIWEKIEKLFGGTDSASKGSSQAVSYGLLAAVIGVLVYIIVKMIGVENIFKRASKQVHIPYGESLENIHEITFDLEIEKATQQRNYKLAVRLLYLRSLKQLNDAQLIHWQIEKTNTAYLNELTNAGYRQVFGVLTRQFEYVWYGDFPVDGQSFQNINTLFIDFKNMLP; this is encoded by the coding sequence ATGTATAAACTGCTCCTTGTTTGTTTACTTATTGGTTTTTCGGTTAAATTAAAGGCTAACGTTTTAAAAACGCCTCCAACGGTAAAGCCCAAAATCAGCACATTAAATATTGATAGTTCAAACGTTAAAGTACGAAGTTTTAAGGCCGCCGAACTTAGCAAATACGCCAAAAGCCCCGAATTTAATTATGATAACGACGTAAAGAAACCAAAATCGGCATGGGATAGGTTTTGGGAATGGATATGGGAAAAAATTGAAAAACTTTTTGGCGGCACAGATTCTGCCTCTAAAGGTTCCAGCCAGGCTGTAAGCTATGGTTTGCTGGCTGCCGTTATTGGTGTACTGGTATACATTATTGTTAAAATGATTGGTGTAGAAAATATATTTAAAAGAGCTTCCAAACAAGTACACATCCCTTACGGCGAATCGTTGGAAAACATACACGAAATTACATTCGACCTTGAAATAGAAAAAGCAACGCAACAACGTAACTACAAATTAGCCGTGCGTTTATTATACCTGCGCAGCTTAAAACAGTTAAACGATGCTCAGCTTATCCATTGGCAAATAGAAAAAACAAACACTGCGTATTTAAACGAGTTAACCAACGCCGGTTACCGGCAGGTATTTGGTGTACTAACCCGGCAGTTTGAGTACGTGTGGTATGGCGATTTCCCGGTTGATGGGCAATCGTTCCAAAATATCAATACCCTGTTTATCGATTTTAAAAACATGCTGCCATGA
- a CDS encoding DUF4350 domain-containing protein produces MKDLKFYILGATILLVFYLMAQYNRPKALDWTETLSNTDKIPFGTYVLYNRVTDVFPGASVTAYREPVYNVVTNSKAKNATYIIINNVVVLNEYDYDKLTQYIKKGNDVFIAAEIFGTYLNKKLKISTSAEPQTADPIRIGFVSRYLNTYKYAVDKGCTDRYFSKFDTAQAVVIGKNENEHSNYLKFSMGKGNLYLNSNPLMFSNYSILQDQGAAYVPIALSYLKNNGSLLWDEYYSRGRDGESDSSLRVFIRNSSLRAALYIALFSLLFFVIYEAKRRQRIIPVIEPLRNSTLEFVNVVGQVYYEQRNNSNIATKKVTYFLEHLRSKYGLKTNVLNEEFLTLLAQKSGVDTALLHELLRQITFVRSNAPVNDSELIALNKNIEQFYSQSR; encoded by the coding sequence ATGAAAGATCTAAAGTTCTACATCCTGGGAGCAACAATATTATTGGTTTTTTATTTAATGGCCCAATACAACAGGCCAAAAGCTTTAGATTGGACAGAAACCTTAAGCAATACCGATAAAATACCTTTCGGCACTTATGTGCTTTATAATAGAGTAACCGATGTTTTTCCGGGCGCCAGTGTTACGGCTTATCGCGAGCCGGTATATAACGTTGTAACTAACTCCAAGGCAAAAAACGCAACCTATATAATTATTAACAACGTCGTTGTTTTAAACGAATATGATTACGATAAATTAACCCAATACATTAAAAAGGGTAACGATGTATTTATTGCCGCCGAAATTTTTGGTACCTATCTCAATAAAAAGCTAAAAATTTCAACATCTGCTGAACCACAAACCGCCGACCCCATCAGGATAGGCTTTGTTAGTAGATACCTTAATACCTACAAATATGCAGTTGACAAGGGCTGTACCGATAGGTATTTTAGTAAGTTTGATACCGCCCAGGCCGTAGTTATTGGCAAAAACGAAAACGAACATAGTAATTATTTAAAGTTTAGCATGGGTAAGGGTAACCTTTATTTAAACTCAAACCCGTTAATGTTTAGCAATTACAGTATACTGCAAGATCAGGGAGCTGCTTATGTGCCCATTGCCTTGTCGTATCTTAAAAACAATGGGAGCCTACTTTGGGATGAATACTATTCGCGCGGACGCGATGGCGAATCTGATTCATCGCTGCGGGTTTTTATACGTAATAGTAGTTTGCGTGCTGCATTGTATATTGCCCTCTTCAGCCTGCTATTCTTCGTAATATACGAGGCCAAGCGGCGGCAGCGCATTATTCCGGTTATTGAGCCGTTGCGAAACTCAACGTTGGAGTTTGTGAACGTGGTTGGGCAAGTTTATTATGAGCAACGGAATAACAGTAACATCGCCACAAAAAAAGTAACTTATTTTTTAGAGCACCTGCGCAGTAAATATGGCTTAAAAACCAATGTGCTGAATGAAGAGTTTTTAACGCTCCTGGCACAAAAAAGCGGCGTCGACACGGCATTACTGCACGAACTTTTACGCCAGATAACATTTGTGCGCAGCAATGCACCGGTAAACGACAGCGAGCTTATAGCACTTAATAAAAACATAGAACAATTTTACAGTCAATCCAGGTAA
- a CDS encoding AAA family ATPase, with product MEQEFFEQRTDLSRLSDAVTQIKASLGQVIVGQQDSIDLLIAGILADGHILIEGVPGIAKTLTAKLIAKSIDAQFSRIQFTPDLMPSDVLGTSVFNPKTIDFEFKRGPIFGNIILIDEINRAPAKTQSALFEVMEERQVTIDGHSYKMEEPFIVLATQNPVEQEGTYRLPEAQLDRFLFKIEVKYPSLAEEITILTQQHQQKTIDQLAHIKPVLSGQDIISLRQQVRSFFVEPKLLEFVAKIIHETRSNKSLFLGGSPRASLAIVNSAKALAAMKGRDFITPEDVIWVAPAVLRHRIMLTPDKEMEGVTPDEVVAQIIQKIEIPR from the coding sequence ATGGAACAGGAATTTTTTGAACAACGTACAGATTTGAGCCGCCTTAGCGACGCTGTAACCCAAATTAAAGCCAGCCTTGGCCAGGTAATTGTTGGCCAGCAGGACAGCATCGACCTGCTGATTGCCGGCATTTTGGCCGACGGCCATATTTTAATTGAGGGTGTACCCGGTATAGCCAAAACACTAACGGCCAAGCTAATAGCTAAAAGTATTGATGCACAGTTTTCGCGCATTCAGTTCACGCCCGATTTGATGCCGTCGGATGTGCTGGGTACCTCTGTATTTAACCCAAAAACTATCGATTTTGAGTTTAAACGCGGGCCCATATTTGGTAACATTATTTTAATTGATGAGATAAACCGCGCCCCGGCAAAAACACAGTCGGCCTTGTTTGAGGTAATGGAAGAGCGTCAGGTTACTATTGACGGCCACAGCTATAAAATGGAAGAACCCTTCATTGTACTGGCCACGCAAAACCCTGTTGAGCAGGAAGGTACCTATCGCCTTCCCGAGGCCCAGCTCGATCGCTTTTTATTTAAGATTGAGGTTAAATACCCGTCCTTAGCCGAAGAAATTACCATCCTCACCCAACAGCACCAACAAAAAACAATCGACCAACTGGCCCACATTAAACCTGTATTATCCGGGCAGGATATTATTAGTCTGCGCCAGCAAGTACGTTCCTTTTTTGTAGAACCTAAACTATTGGAGTTTGTAGCCAAAATAATTCACGAAACGCGCAGTAATAAATCGCTCTTTTTGGGTGGCTCGCCGCGTGCATCCTTAGCTATTGTAAACAGTGCCAAGGCATTGGCCGCCATGAAGGGCCGCGATTTTATAACCCCCGAAGACGTGATATGGGTAGCACCCGCCGTATTAAGGCACCGCATTATGCTTACGCCTGACAAAGAAATGGAAGGCGTTACGCCAGATGAGGTTGTTGCCCAAATTATCCAAAAAATAGAAATACCAAGATAA
- a CDS encoding DUF58 domain-containing protein has translation MKSLFSLYYKNLFLTTRLFIGLGGAAVLYLLSFFFTWLGQIPAIFFFTLIVLLIIDLWMLYGTSNGIFAKRHAPERLSNGDDNEIGIYIENFYNFKVSTGIIDEIPHQFQKRDVLFQTTLTSHQHKLLNYVLRPTKRGEYEFGYVRVYVQAPLGLVNRRFNFEQGQTLAVYPSFLQMRKYELMAISNRLNEYGIKKIRRLGNSMEFEQIKNYVAGDDFRTLNWKASARRGELMVNNYTDEKSQHVYCVIDKSRTMKMPFEGLSLLDYAINASLVLSSVALIKQDKAGLITASDQKGAVIPADRRPTQLNKIMEVLYKEKTRYMETNMELLYTTIRNTLKQRSLVVFFTNFESMSALQRQLPFLQRIAKFHLLVLVFFENTELKKISEQPACNVEGIYIKTIAEKFAYEKKLIVKELARHGIQSILSAPQNLTVNTINRYLELKARQKI, from the coding sequence GTGAAGTCGCTTTTTAGCCTGTACTATAAAAATCTGTTTTTAACCACCCGCTTATTCATCGGCCTGGGTGGTGCTGCGGTATTATACCTTTTGTCGTTCTTTTTTACCTGGCTGGGGCAAATCCCGGCAATATTTTTCTTTACACTTATCGTTTTGTTAATAATCGATTTGTGGATGCTTTACGGCACAAGCAACGGTATTTTCGCCAAAAGGCATGCACCCGAACGATTGAGCAATGGCGACGATAACGAAATTGGTATTTACATAGAAAACTTTTACAACTTTAAGGTTAGCACAGGCATTATCGACGAGATTCCGCACCAGTTTCAAAAACGGGACGTACTTTTCCAAACTACTTTAACAAGCCATCAGCATAAATTGTTAAATTACGTATTGCGGCCCACCAAACGTGGCGAATACGAATTTGGTTATGTACGTGTGTACGTACAAGCGCCCTTGGGCCTCGTTAACCGCCGCTTTAACTTTGAGCAAGGCCAAACACTGGCCGTTTACCCATCATTTTTACAGATGCGTAAATACGAGCTAATGGCTATATCAAACCGCTTAAACGAATATGGCATAAAAAAAATACGCCGCCTGGGCAACAGCATGGAGTTTGAGCAAATAAAAAATTACGTTGCCGGCGATGATTTCCGAACCCTTAACTGGAAGGCATCGGCCAGGCGGGGCGAGTTAATGGTTAACAATTATACCGACGAAAAATCGCAGCACGTGTATTGCGTAATAGATAAATCGCGAACCATGAAAATGCCTTTTGAGGGTTTGAGTTTACTTGATTATGCTATTAATGCAAGCCTGGTACTATCAAGCGTAGCGTTAATAAAGCAGGATAAGGCAGGGTTAATTACCGCGTCAGACCAAAAAGGTGCCGTTATACCTGCCGACAGGCGGCCTACGCAGCTCAATAAAATAATGGAGGTTTTGTATAAAGAGAAAACGCGCTATATGGAAACCAATATGGAGTTGCTTTATACCACCATCCGCAACACGCTTAAACAACGGAGTTTGGTTGTTTTTTTCACCAATTTCGAAAGCATGTCGGCACTGCAAAGGCAGTTGCCATTTTTACAGCGCATTGCAAAGTTTCACCTATTAGTTTTAGTGTTTTTTGAAAACACCGAACTCAAAAAAATAAGCGAACAGCCAGCCTGTAACGTAGAAGGAATTTACATCAAAACCATAGCCGAAAAGTTTGCTTACGAGAAAAAGCTCATCGTTAAAGAGCTTGCCCGCCACGGCATACAATCCATATTAAGTGCACCGCAAAACTTAACCGTGAATACTATTAACCGTTATCTGGAATTAAAGGCGAGGCAGAAAATATAA
- a CDS encoding mechanosensitive ion channel family protein: protein MNLHKFYTQVSDWAITHAPKYILAAAFYFIGLWFIKLVKLKLRGHMSHRQIHSSLRPFFLSLSITTMHILLFVGAMEIADVQLTIFNTVIGALGITAGLALSGTLQNFAGGVFILLLKPFTIDDNIIAQGVDGVVTSIQIFYTEILTADNKAVIIPNGKLFNEIITNVTRENKRRIDFELKLGYVVEIEQVKVIILAAIAKTPNVLPDPAPITGISALEVDGLRVAVKVWTKTEQFSSTRFALHENILKDLKSASIKLPGM, encoded by the coding sequence ATGAACCTTCACAAGTTTTATACCCAAGTATCTGATTGGGCAATTACACACGCCCCAAAATACATCCTCGCTGCTGCATTTTACTTTATTGGTTTATGGTTTATTAAACTTGTAAAGCTCAAGCTTCGCGGCCACATGAGCCACAGGCAAATCCACTCGTCGTTACGGCCATTTTTCCTAAGTTTAAGTATTACAACAATGCATATTTTGCTATTTGTTGGAGCTATGGAAATTGCGGATGTGCAGTTAACCATTTTTAATACCGTTATTGGAGCCCTGGGTATAACCGCAGGTTTGGCATTATCGGGCACGTTGCAAAATTTTGCCGGAGGGGTATTTATCCTGTTGCTTAAACCCTTTACTATTGATGATAATATTATTGCGCAAGGCGTTGATGGGGTAGTAACATCTATCCAGATATTTTACACCGAAATTCTTACTGCTGATAACAAAGCTGTTATTATACCAAACGGCAAGCTCTTTAACGAAATTATTACCAACGTTACCCGCGAAAATAAACGCCGTATTGATTTTGAACTGAAGCTTGGTTACGTGGTTGAAATTGAACAGGTTAAGGTTATAATATTAGCTGCCATAGCTAAAACACCAAATGTATTGCCCGATCCGGCACCTATTACCGGCATATCGGCCCTGGAGGTTGATGGGCTGAGGGTAGCCGTTAAGGTATGGACAAAAACCGAGCAGTTTAGCTCCACCCGGTTTGCCCTGCACGAAAATATTTTGAAAGACCTTAAAAGCGCAAGTATTAAGTTGCCTGGAATGTAA
- the groL gene encoding chaperonin GroEL (60 kDa chaperone family; promotes refolding of misfolded polypeptides especially under stressful conditions; forms two stacked rings of heptamers to form a barrel-shaped 14mer; ends can be capped by GroES; misfolded proteins enter the barrel where they are refolded when GroES binds), whose amino-acid sequence MAKIVKYNVEARDALKRGVDILANAVKVTLGPKGRNVIIDKKFGSPIITKDGVTVAKEIELKDSLENMGAQMVKEVASKTADIAGDGTTTATVLAQAIVTAGIKNVAAGANPMDLKRGIDKAVEAVVKNLQEQSQAVGDDNNKIKQVASISANNDEVIGSLIAAAMAKVGKDGVITVEEAKGTETEVKTVEGMQFDRGYLSPYFVTNADKMEVELENPYILIYDKKISSMKELLPILEKQVQTGKPLLIIAEDLDGEALATLVVNKIRGSLKVAAVKAPGFGDRRKAMLEDIAILTGGTVISEERGYKLENADLTYLGTAEKIVIDKDNTTVINGSGGTEEIKSRVNQIKAQIETTTSDYDKEKLQERLAKLSGGVAVLYVGAASEVEMKEKKDRVDDALHATRAAVEEGIVAGGGVAFIRAVESLKDLKGANEDENTGIQIIRRAIEEPLRQICENAGIEGSIVVQKVKEGTADYGYNARTDVYENLISAGVIDPTKVGRVALQNAASIAAMLLTTECVLADEPADESAGGGHPPMGGGMGGMM is encoded by the coding sequence ATGGCAAAAATCGTTAAATACAATGTTGAAGCACGCGACGCCTTAAAACGCGGTGTTGATATTTTAGCTAATGCAGTTAAGGTAACATTAGGCCCTAAGGGCAGAAATGTAATTATAGATAAAAAGTTTGGTTCGCCAATTATCACTAAAGATGGTGTAACTGTTGCTAAAGAAATTGAATTGAAAGATTCTTTAGAAAACATGGGTGCCCAAATGGTGAAAGAAGTAGCATCAAAAACTGCTGATATTGCTGGTGATGGTACAACTACAGCAACCGTTTTAGCTCAGGCTATTGTTACTGCCGGTATTAAAAACGTTGCCGCCGGTGCAAACCCTATGGATTTGAAACGCGGTATTGACAAAGCTGTTGAAGCTGTTGTTAAAAACCTGCAAGAGCAATCGCAAGCTGTTGGCGATGACAACAACAAAATTAAACAAGTTGCATCTATCTCGGCTAATAACGACGAAGTTATCGGTTCGCTTATTGCGGCTGCTATGGCTAAGGTTGGTAAAGACGGTGTAATTACAGTTGAAGAGGCTAAAGGTACCGAAACCGAAGTTAAAACTGTTGAAGGTATGCAGTTTGACCGTGGTTACCTATCGCCATACTTTGTTACCAATGCAGATAAAATGGAAGTTGAGTTAGAAAACCCATACATCCTTATCTACGACAAAAAGATTTCTTCGATGAAGGAATTGTTGCCTATCCTTGAAAAACAAGTACAAACTGGCAAACCATTGTTAATTATTGCCGAAGATTTAGATGGCGAAGCATTGGCTACTTTGGTAGTTAATAAAATTCGTGGTTCGTTAAAAGTTGCTGCTGTTAAGGCTCCAGGTTTTGGCGATCGCAGAAAAGCAATGTTAGAGGATATTGCTATCCTAACCGGTGGTACTGTTATCTCGGAAGAAAGAGGTTACAAATTAGAAAACGCCGATTTAACTTACTTAGGTACTGCCGAGAAAATAGTTATTGATAAAGATAACACTACAGTTATCAATGGATCGGGCGGAACAGAAGAGATCAAATCTCGCGTTAACCAAATCAAAGCACAGATTGAAACTACAACATCAGATTACGATAAAGAAAAATTACAAGAACGCCTTGCCAAATTATCTGGCGGTGTTGCTGTACTTTACGTAGGTGCTGCATCGGAAGTTGAGATGAAAGAAAAGAAAGACCGTGTTGACGATGCTTTACATGCAACCCGCGCTGCGGTTGAAGAAGGTATTGTTGCAGGTGGTGGTGTTGCTTTCATTCGCGCTGTTGAATCGTTAAAAGATTTAAAAGGTGCTAACGAAGATGAAAACACTGGTATCCAAATCATCCGTCGTGCTATCGAAGAGCCATTACGTCAAATTTGCGAAAACGCAGGTATCGAAGGTTCTATCGTAGTACAAAAGGTTAAAGAAGGTACTGCAGATTACGGTTACAACGCACGTACTGATGTGTACGAAAACCTGATCTCGGCCGGAGTAATTGATCCTACTAAAGTAGGCCGTGTAGCTTTACAAAATGCTGCTTCAATTGCTGCTATGTTGTTAACTACCGAATGTGTATTGGCTGATGAGCCTGCTGATGAGTCTGCAGGTGGCGGTCATCCACCAATGGGTGGCGGTATGGGCGGTATGATGTAA
- the groES gene encoding co-chaperone GroES, which translates to MSLNIKPLGDRVVVEAAAAEEKTASGIFIPDTAKEKPQVGTIVAVGPGRHADSGTLIAPTVKVGDKVLYGKYAGTETSYEGKEYLIMRESDVYAVL; encoded by the coding sequence ATGTCGTTAAACATTAAACCTCTTGGAGATAGAGTAGTTGTAGAAGCTGCTGCTGCTGAAGAAAAAACTGCATCTGGTATCTTTATTCCGGATACTGCTAAAGAAAAACCTCAAGTTGGAACTATAGTAGCCGTTGGGCCGGGCAGGCACGCAGATTCCGGAACTTTAATAGCTCCAACTGTTAAAGTTGGTGATAAAGTTTTGTACGGTAAATACGCCGGTACCGAAACAAGCTACGAAGGTAAGGAGTATTTAATTATGCGCGAATCTGACGTTTACGCGGTATTGTAA
- the secG gene encoding preprotein translocase subunit SecG has product MLLLVIVAIIVCVLLGLIVLIQNPKGGGLSSNFSSSSQLLGVQKTGDILEKGTWILAVALIVLSLTINVVGKTGAGKVENVNQEQIDKASKPSVPVNSAPASLPDLNKKTK; this is encoded by the coding sequence ATGTTATTATTAGTAATTGTTGCCATTATTGTTTGTGTGCTTTTGGGGCTTATTGTTTTAATTCAAAACCCTAAAGGTGGTGGCTTATCATCAAACTTTTCCAGTTCGTCGCAACTGTTAGGTGTGCAAAAAACCGGCGACATCCTTGAAAAAGGTACCTGGATACTGGCCGTTGCATTAATTGTATTATCGTTAACTATTAATGTGGTTGGTAAAACCGGTGCAGGCAAGGTTGAAAATGTAAACCAGGAGCAAATTGATAAGGCTTCGAAACCAAGTGTGCCTGTAAACAGCGCACCTGCTTCTTTGCCAGATTTGAACAAAAAAACCAAGTAA